A region from the Gemmatimonadota bacterium genome encodes:
- a CDS encoding serine hydrolase domain-containing protein has translation MRAVLFLLFPTLLVTPAAAQSPPAGFAEAWARVARAYDALLEREQIGGSSLAFFQNGRELAFETRGLADEASGRPVDRNTIFHWASITKTFTAIALLQLRDRGLLGLDDPIVDHVPELKKVYSEDGAVERVTLRHLLSHSGGFRSATWPWGGDEPWHPFEPTEWAQLVAMFPYTRVEFEPGSRWQYSNPGLVFLGRVIETTSGEDYEAFMVKRVLRPLGMERSYFDLTPPDLLPDRSNNYFVRDGERLANGLDFDTGITVSNGGLNAPIPDMARYLAFLAGTPPDERAAGVLPRETLLEMWRPQIRIGEEDALEQSMGLGFFLPTVDGHTYVGHTGTQLGFLSFFYLDPETGAAAIAVFNTDGRGATPRPSADRARRELREHLFREIFPLFRDGPAGR, from the coding sequence ATGCGCGCCGTTCTGTTCTTGCTGTTCCCTACGCTCCTCGTGACCCCAGCGGCAGCCCAGAGCCCTCCAGCGGGCTTCGCGGAAGCGTGGGCCCGAGTGGCCCGGGCGTACGACGCGCTGCTGGAACGGGAGCAGATCGGGGGTTCGAGTCTCGCGTTCTTCCAGAACGGCCGCGAGTTGGCTTTCGAGACGCGCGGCCTGGCGGACGAAGCCAGCGGACGCCCCGTGGATCGCAACACCATCTTCCATTGGGCGTCCATCACCAAGACGTTCACCGCGATCGCGCTGCTCCAACTGCGGGACCGCGGGCTCCTGGGTCTGGACGACCCCATCGTCGACCATGTGCCGGAGCTCAAGAAGGTCTACAGCGAGGACGGCGCCGTCGAGCGGGTCACGCTCCGGCATCTGCTGTCGCACTCGGGCGGGTTCCGCAGTGCCACCTGGCCCTGGGGCGGAGACGAGCCCTGGCACCCCTTCGAGCCCACCGAATGGGCACAACTGGTGGCGATGTTCCCCTACACACGTGTCGAATTCGAGCCCGGCTCCCGCTGGCAGTACTCGAATCCGGGCCTGGTCTTCCTGGGCCGTGTCATCGAGACGACGAGCGGGGAGGATTACGAGGCCTTCATGGTCAAGCGCGTGCTGCGACCGCTGGGAATGGAGAGGAGCTATTTCGACCTGACGCCGCCGGACCTGCTCCCCGATCGCTCCAACAACTACTTCGTGCGGGATGGCGAGCGCCTCGCCAACGGTCTGGACTTCGACACGGGGATCACAGTCTCCAACGGGGGGCTCAACGCGCCGATTCCCGACATGGCCCGCTACCTGGCGTTCCTGGCCGGCACCCCGCCCGACGAGCGGGCTGCCGGAGTGCTGCCTCGGGAGACGCTCCTGGAGATGTGGCGTCCCCAGATCCGCATCGGTGAGGAGGACGCCCTGGAGCAATCCATGGGGTTGGGGTTCTTCCTCCCCACCGTGGACGGCCACACCTACGTGGGCCACACCGGCACCCAACTGGGCTTCCTGAGCTTCTTCTATCTGGACCCTGAGACCGGCGCCGCCGCCATCGCGGTCTTCAACACGGATGGCCGCGGCGCCACCCCACGGCCCAGTGCGGACCGGGCCCGTCGGGAGCTCCGGGAACACTTGTTTCGGGAGATCTTCCCGCTGTTCCGGGACGGCCCAGCAGGCCGCTGA
- a CDS encoding aldehyde dehydrogenase: protein MIDIRNYIGGRLQGPRTNTWLDCIEPATGAVYARVPASGAQDIDEAVAAAAAAFPGWSSTPAAERSQVLLRVAAGIEERLDALARAESLDTGKPLATARTIDIPRAVANFRFFATAILHTASEAHLTDHAALNYTLRRPRGVAGLISPWNLPLYLLSWKIAPALATGNTAVAKPSEVTPMTAFLLAEICEQAGLPAGVLNLVQGRGPEAGAALVAHPDVQTLSFTGSTRAGREIAGVASPRFKKVALEMGGKNPNLVFADADLEGALDGTVRAAFTNQGQICLCGSRVLVEAPIFEEFVARLVQRARALRIGDPLDEQTEQGALVSADHRAKVESYVALAREEGGTIRAGGRRPTGLPTRCRQGYYFEPTVITGLSMGCRTNQEEIFGPVVTVMPFETEDKAVALANQSEYGLSATVWTENLRRAHRVAERIDCGTVWINCWLLRDLRVPFGGMKSSGVEREGGEEALRFFTEPKNVCVKL from the coding sequence TTGATCGACATCCGCAACTACATCGGCGGTCGCCTGCAGGGGCCACGTACCAATACCTGGCTCGACTGCATCGAGCCCGCCACCGGCGCCGTCTACGCACGCGTTCCCGCCTCTGGCGCGCAGGATATCGACGAGGCCGTGGCCGCCGCCGCAGCCGCCTTCCCGGGCTGGTCGTCCACGCCCGCTGCAGAGCGCAGCCAGGTCCTGCTGCGCGTCGCGGCCGGCATCGAAGAACGCCTGGACGCACTGGCGCGTGCAGAGTCCCTGGACACCGGAAAGCCGCTCGCCACCGCACGTACCATCGACATCCCACGCGCGGTCGCCAACTTCCGCTTCTTCGCCACCGCCATCCTGCATACGGCGTCGGAGGCGCACCTCACCGACCACGCCGCCCTCAACTACACGCTGCGCCGGCCTCGAGGGGTCGCGGGCTTGATCTCTCCCTGGAACCTCCCGCTCTACCTGCTGAGTTGGAAGATCGCTCCCGCATTGGCCACCGGGAACACGGCCGTGGCCAAGCCGTCGGAAGTTACACCGATGACCGCGTTCCTCCTCGCCGAGATCTGCGAGCAGGCCGGTCTGCCCGCCGGCGTGTTGAATCTCGTCCAGGGCCGTGGCCCCGAGGCAGGCGCGGCCTTGGTCGCACATCCTGACGTGCAGACGCTCTCGTTCACCGGCAGCACTCGGGCCGGTCGCGAGATCGCGGGCGTCGCGAGCCCGCGCTTCAAGAAGGTCGCGCTGGAAATGGGGGGCAAGAATCCCAACCTGGTGTTCGCGGACGCAGACCTGGAGGGCGCTCTGGACGGCACGGTGCGGGCCGCGTTCACCAACCAAGGGCAGATCTGTCTGTGCGGTTCACGCGTGCTGGTGGAGGCACCGATCTTCGAGGAGTTCGTCGCGCGCCTGGTCCAGCGCGCCCGGGCCCTGCGGATCGGTGACCCTTTGGACGAGCAGACCGAACAGGGAGCGCTGGTGAGCGCAGACCATCGCGCCAAGGTGGAGTCGTACGTGGCGCTCGCCCGCGAGGAAGGAGGCACCATCCGGGCTGGAGGCCGCCGGCCCACCGGCCTCCCCACGCGCTGTCGTCAGGGCTACTACTTCGAGCCCACCGTGATCACCGGACTCTCCATGGGCTGCCGCACCAATCAGGAGGAGATCTTCGGCCCGGTGGTGACCGTGATGCCGTTCGAGACCGAGGACAAGGCAGTGGCGCTGGCCAACCAGAGCGAGTACGGACTCTCCGCCACCGTCTGGACCGAGAACCTCAGGCGTGCGCACCGAGTGGCCGAGCGGATCGATTGCGGAACGGTATGGATCAACTGCTGGCTGCTGCGCGATCTGCGCGTCCCCTTCGGTGGGATGAAATCCAGTGGTGTGGAGCGAGAAGGCGGCGAAGAAGCACTCCGCTTCTTCACGGAACCCAAGAACGTGTGTGTGAAGCTGTGA
- a CDS encoding Rid family hydrolase: MSGPVSDIIVSERAPEPVGPYPHARRVGSLLFVSGMGPRRRGERQIPGITFAEDGSVLDWDIQTEARAVFDNLRVILEDAGSSLERIVDVTVFLTDIGRDFQAFNQVYGELLGHVQPSRTTVEVGRLPTPIHVELKVIATVG; the protein is encoded by the coding sequence GTGAGCGGACCTGTCTCCGACATCATCGTGAGCGAGCGTGCACCGGAGCCGGTGGGCCCCTATCCCCATGCGCGTCGGGTGGGGTCGCTGCTGTTCGTATCCGGCATGGGCCCCCGCCGCCGGGGGGAGCGTCAGATTCCTGGCATCACGTTCGCCGAGGACGGCAGCGTGCTGGACTGGGACATCCAAACGGAGGCGCGCGCGGTGTTCGACAACCTGCGCGTGATCCTGGAAGACGCCGGCTCCAGCCTGGAACGTATCGTAGACGTGACGGTCTTCCTCACGGACATCGGTCGGGACTTCCAGGCCTTCAACCAGGTCTACGGCGAGCTTCTGGGCCACGTGCAGCCGAGCCGCACCACTGTCGAGGTGGGGCGGCTCCCCACGCCCATCCACGTGGAGCTCAAGGTCATCGCCACGGTGGGTTGA
- a CDS encoding DUF2905 domain-containing protein has protein sequence MSKKTFGSFLLALGIAAIVIGLAIWLGAFRWFGHLPGDIHAVQDGVQIYIPFTSLVVVAILLSVVVQLLQRWLR, from the coding sequence ATGTCGAAGAAGACCTTCGGATCCTTCCTGCTCGCCCTCGGGATCGCCGCGATCGTCATCGGCCTCGCCATCTGGCTCGGCGCCTTCCGCTGGTTCGGGCACCTGCCGGGGGACATCCACGCGGTGCAGGACGGCGTGCAGATCTACATCCCGTTCACGTCGCTGGTGGTGGTGGCGATCCTGCTCAGTGTTGTCGTCCAGCTCCTGCAGCGCTGGCTGCGCTGA
- a CDS encoding class I SAM-dependent methyltransferase: MASTLPRLTLSPGREKSLLRRHPWIFKGAVRSVSGDPQAGDTLEVRAHDGRWLAWAAYSPASQIVARVWSFDRSQSIDAAWLRARLTAAVGRRGGELAHPSTGCRLVFGESDGLPGVIVDRYGSLLVLQLLSAGAERWRDAWIEGLHALFPQAALYERSDASVREKEGLPSRVGPLSGASPHGPVTIQEGPARFLVDVRSGHKTGFYLDQRPSRAWVRDHARGASVLNVFCYTGAFGVVAGLGGAASVTQIDSSSDALRLAAENLRENSLPAPDEGLLRGDAFSVVRDLVGEGRRFDLVILDPPKFIESKAQMAGGTRGYKDINRVALGLVNPGGRLLTFSCSGLLDAALFQKIVADAALDAGREARIVDRLFQGEDHPTLLSFPEASYLKGLVLRVD; encoded by the coding sequence ATGGCGTCCACGCTCCCCCGCCTGACGCTCTCACCGGGCCGCGAGAAGTCGCTGCTGCGCCGTCATCCCTGGATCTTCAAGGGTGCGGTCCGCTCCGTGAGCGGAGACCCCCAGGCAGGCGACACGCTCGAGGTCCGCGCCCACGACGGACGCTGGCTGGCCTGGGCGGCCTATTCCCCCGCCTCGCAAATCGTGGCGCGGGTGTGGTCTTTCGATCGGTCGCAGTCCATCGACGCGGCCTGGTTACGGGCCCGTCTGACAGCGGCAGTGGGGCGTCGGGGAGGGGAGTTGGCCCATCCTTCGACCGGGTGCCGGTTGGTGTTCGGAGAATCCGACGGCCTTCCGGGCGTCATCGTGGACCGCTACGGATCTCTGCTGGTGCTTCAGCTGCTCTCCGCCGGAGCGGAGCGGTGGCGAGACGCGTGGATCGAAGGCCTCCACGCGTTGTTTCCCCAGGCGGCTCTGTACGAGCGCTCGGACGCGAGTGTGCGAGAGAAGGAGGGCCTGCCCTCCCGGGTCGGCCCCCTCTCGGGCGCCAGCCCGCATGGACCGGTGACGATCCAGGAGGGACCGGCGCGCTTCCTCGTGGATGTGCGCAGCGGCCACAAGACGGGCTTCTACCTGGACCAGCGTCCCAGTCGTGCGTGGGTGCGCGATCATGCCCGCGGCGCCAGCGTGTTGAACGTGTTCTGCTACACGGGAGCGTTTGGAGTGGTGGCGGGGCTGGGCGGCGCGGCGTCGGTCACGCAGATCGATTCGTCGTCCGACGCGCTCCGCCTCGCCGCGGAGAACCTGCGGGAAAACAGCCTACCCGCGCCGGACGAGGGGCTCCTGCGCGGCGACGCCTTCTCGGTGGTGCGCGACCTGGTGGGCGAGGGGCGCCGCTTCGACCTGGTGATTCTGGACCCTCCCAAGTTCATCGAGTCCAAGGCACAGATGGCGGGAGGGACGCGGGGATACAAGGACATCAACCGCGTGGCGCTGGGCCTCGTCAATCCGGGGGGACGCCTGCTCACCTTCTCCTGCTCGGGGCTGCTGGATGCGGCACTGTTCCAGAAGATCGTCGCCGACGCCGCCCTCGATGCCGGCCGAGAGGCCCGCATCGTCGACCGCCTGTTCCAGGGCGAGGACCACCCCACGCTCCTCTCCTTTCCGGAAGCGAGCTACCTGAAGGGGCTGGTGCTGCGGGTGGATTGA
- a CDS encoding cyclase family protein — translation MARRIFDISPPLTPSLAVFPGDTPLTREVLLDHVRGDALTLSTLRATVHLGAHVDAESHYASGGLTIDQEALDRFVGTCEVMAVEAHPGEALRPEQVRRVPRHPRVLFATGTYPDPGRFEPSFSPLDPSLIDWLADAGVRLVGVDTPSVDASDSKDLPSHLRCYARDVRILEGLVLTQVPPGEYELIAVPLRLVGFDASPVRAILRSL, via the coding sequence ATGGCCAGACGGATCTTCGACATCTCGCCGCCGCTGACGCCCTCGTTGGCGGTCTTCCCCGGGGACACGCCCCTCACCCGTGAGGTGCTGCTCGACCATGTCCGTGGGGACGCGCTGACGCTCTCGACCCTGCGTGCCACCGTGCACCTGGGTGCGCACGTGGACGCCGAGAGCCACTACGCGTCGGGCGGGTTGACCATCGATCAGGAGGCACTCGACCGCTTCGTGGGAACCTGCGAGGTCATGGCTGTGGAGGCGCACCCTGGAGAGGCCCTCCGTCCCGAGCAGGTCCGTCGGGTCCCTCGCCATCCGCGGGTGCTGTTCGCCACGGGCACCTATCCGGACCCCGGCCGCTTCGAGCCGTCTTTCTCGCCGCTGGATCCGTCGCTGATCGACTGGCTCGCGGACGCAGGGGTGCGGTTGGTCGGCGTGGATACCCCCAGCGTAGACGCGTCGGATTCCAAGGACCTCCCCAGTCACCTGCGCTGCTACGCGCGCGACGTGCGGATCCTGGAAGGGCTCGTGCTGACCCAGGTACCGCCGGGAGAGTATGAGCTGATCGCCGTACCGCTGCGCCTGGTTGGATTCGACGCCAGTCCGGTGCGAGCCATCCTGCGCTCGCTCTGA
- a CDS encoding tryptophan 2,3-dioxygenase family protein: MSLTYSSYLELDRLLDLQHPASDPPEHDEMLFIIIHQVYELWFKLLLHEFDKASADLTRGALFEAIATFKRIRMVMKTLVAQLDVLETLSPLSFNSFRHRLETASGFQSPQFRELEFLLGHKRPEMLRYHQGNVPALARLEARLQGPSIVDALYDFLRGFGFTPPPELQAKDVRAPTAPHPAVQASLLTLYATRADVRILLEIMTDVDEGLQEWRYRHVKMVERTIGDKPGTGGSQGVTFLRQTLFQPVFPDLWAIRGQV, translated from the coding sequence ATGTCTCTCACCTACTCGTCCTACCTGGAATTGGACCGCCTGTTGGACCTCCAGCATCCTGCTTCGGATCCTCCGGAGCACGACGAGATGCTCTTCATCATCATCCACCAGGTGTACGAGCTCTGGTTCAAGCTGCTGCTCCACGAGTTCGACAAGGCCTCCGCGGATCTCACGCGCGGCGCGCTCTTCGAGGCCATCGCCACGTTCAAGCGCATCCGCATGGTGATGAAGACCCTGGTGGCCCAGCTGGACGTTCTGGAGACGCTCTCGCCGCTCTCCTTCAACAGCTTCCGGCATCGCCTGGAGACGGCTTCCGGTTTCCAGTCGCCCCAGTTCCGTGAGCTCGAGTTCCTGCTGGGACACAAGCGGCCCGAGATGCTCCGCTACCACCAGGGCAACGTGCCTGCGCTGGCTCGCTTGGAGGCGCGCCTGCAGGGGCCCTCGATCGTGGACGCGCTCTACGACTTCCTGCGAGGGTTCGGGTTCACTCCCCCGCCGGAGCTCCAGGCCAAGGACGTGCGCGCGCCCACCGCGCCGCATCCGGCCGTGCAGGCCAGCCTGCTCACGCTGTACGCGACCCGAGCGGACGTGCGCATCCTCCTCGAGATCATGACCGATGTGGACGAAGGCCTGCAGGAATGGCGGTATCGTCACGTGAAGATGGTCGAGCGCACCATCGGCGATAAGCCAGGGACCGGTGGCTCGCAGGGCGTGACTTTCCTGAGGCAGACGCTTTTCCAGCCGGTCTTTCCGGATCTTTGGGCGATTCGCGGACAGGTGTGA
- a CDS encoding NAD(P)/FAD-dependent oxidoreductase: MTEGKPVAVVGAGLAGAMMACFLARDGHAVHLLERRPDPRRRAVEGGRSINLALSHRGLRALAELGLDEEILAHTVAMRGRMMHAPDGALTLQPYGTEKDQVIHSVSRGGLNVRLIEAAAASGVQMRFEARVEDVDPERGRVKLESGEEAEYAFIVGADGAFSAVRARLQRSAGFDYSQSYLTHGYKELTLPATAAGDFALDPHALHIWPRGGFMMIALPNEDCSFTCTLFWPFEGEISFGSVREDADLLGVFRTHYADVLPLFPNLVEQYHENPVGSLVTVRCGPWHAGDRVVLIGDAAHAVVPFYGQGMNASFEDCRLLAEALRSAPSPGAGFRAFYQNRKADADALSDLAIENYRVMRDRVASRGFLLLRSAGRAVHRLVPTLFVPMYTLVTFTSTPYAAAVARWERQVRGVKAGAFVLGLVVLVGLALLLG, translated from the coding sequence ATGACCGAGGGGAAGCCGGTCGCGGTGGTGGGTGCCGGTCTGGCGGGGGCCATGATGGCCTGCTTCCTGGCCCGGGACGGGCACGCGGTTCACCTCCTGGAGCGCCGTCCCGATCCGCGTCGACGCGCCGTCGAGGGGGGCCGATCCATCAACCTGGCCCTCTCTCATCGCGGTCTGCGGGCGTTGGCCGAGCTCGGCCTCGATGAGGAGATCCTCGCGCATACGGTGGCCATGCGCGGTCGCATGATGCACGCGCCCGACGGGGCCCTCACCCTCCAGCCCTACGGTACGGAGAAGGACCAGGTCATCCACTCGGTGTCGCGCGGTGGGCTCAATGTCCGCTTGATCGAAGCCGCCGCGGCCTCCGGCGTACAGATGCGCTTCGAGGCCCGCGTCGAGGACGTGGACCCCGAACGTGGACGGGTGAAGCTCGAGTCGGGAGAGGAGGCCGAATACGCGTTCATCGTGGGTGCGGACGGCGCGTTTTCGGCCGTGCGGGCACGACTGCAGCGCAGTGCCGGATTCGACTACTCGCAGAGCTACCTGACGCACGGCTACAAGGAGCTTACGCTTCCGGCCACGGCGGCGGGGGACTTCGCGTTGGACCCCCATGCCCTGCACATCTGGCCGCGGGGCGGCTTCATGATGATCGCCCTGCCCAATGAGGATTGCAGCTTCACCTGCACACTGTTCTGGCCGTTCGAAGGAGAGATCTCCTTCGGCTCCGTCCGGGAGGATGCCGACCTCTTGGGGGTCTTCCGTACCCACTATGCGGATGTGCTCCCCCTGTTTCCCAACCTGGTGGAGCAGTATCACGAGAACCCCGTGGGGTCGTTGGTCACGGTGCGCTGCGGACCCTGGCACGCGGGAGATCGCGTGGTGCTGATCGGAGACGCGGCCCATGCCGTGGTGCCCTTCTATGGCCAGGGGATGAACGCATCGTTCGAGGATTGCCGGCTGCTGGCCGAGGCGCTGCGGTCGGCGCCGTCGCCCGGGGCGGGCTTCCGCGCCTTCTATCAGAACCGCAAGGCGGACGCGGATGCGCTCTCCGACCTGGCCATCGAGAACTATCGCGTGATGCGAGACCGGGTGGCCTCTCGCGGATTCCTCTTGCTCCGCTCGGCAGGCCGGGCAGTCCATCGCCTGGTTCCGACCCTGTTCGTGCCCATGTACACACTGGTTACGTTCACCTCGACACCCTACGCTGCGGCGGTGGCCCGCTGGGAGCGGCAAGTCCGTGGGGTGAAGGCCGGCGCCTTCGTGCTGGGCCTCGTGGTGCTCGTGGGACTCGCCCTCCTGCTCGGCTGA
- the kynU gene encoding kynureninase, with amino-acid sequence MLDASDPLRGFRSRFHVPRHADGAPVAYLCGNSLGLQPKDVEADVQAELEDWRLLAVRAHLEGRHPWFPYHRQFRDAAARLVGALPGEVVMMNGLTVNLHLMMVTFYRPQGERRRILIEEPAFSSDRYAVETQLRVHGVDPAEGLIALPTRPGTALLEEADIERAIADAGPTLALVLLGGVNFLTGQRLDLERITRAAHAVGARVGFDLAHAAGNVPLRLHDWNVDFAAWCTYKYLNAGPGAVAGCFVHERHGVDRSLPRFGGWWGYDPQTRFQLQLAPNFVPVAGAEGWQLSNPPILALAPLRSSLALFEEAGMHALRAKSELLTGYLESLIDGIPGDRIQVLTPREPERRGCQLSIRIEGTDAKALEAWLVARGIVCDAREPDVLRAAPTPLYNTFHDAWRLAAALAEWVRP; translated from the coding sequence ATGCTCGACGCCTCCGATCCGCTCCGTGGGTTCCGCTCGCGCTTCCACGTGCCACGACACGCGGACGGAGCGCCGGTTGCCTATCTGTGCGGGAACTCCCTCGGCCTGCAACCGAAGGACGTCGAGGCCGACGTGCAGGCCGAGCTGGAGGACTGGCGGCTGCTGGCCGTGCGCGCCCACCTGGAAGGGCGGCATCCGTGGTTTCCCTACCATCGGCAGTTTCGCGACGCCGCTGCCCGGTTGGTGGGTGCGCTCCCCGGCGAAGTCGTGATGATGAACGGTTTGACCGTCAATCTCCACCTCATGATGGTTACGTTCTACCGCCCCCAGGGGGAGCGGCGGCGGATCTTGATCGAGGAGCCGGCGTTCTCCTCCGATCGCTACGCCGTGGAGACCCAGTTGCGCGTCCATGGCGTCGATCCGGCCGAGGGACTGATCGCGCTGCCGACCCGGCCTGGGACTGCGCTCCTGGAGGAGGCCGACATCGAGCGCGCCATCGCGGACGCCGGACCGACGCTGGCGCTGGTGCTGCTGGGTGGCGTGAACTTCCTGACCGGTCAGCGCCTGGACCTCGAGCGCATCACGCGCGCAGCGCATGCCGTGGGCGCTCGGGTCGGCTTCGATCTCGCGCACGCCGCGGGGAACGTCCCTCTGCGACTGCATGATTGGAACGTCGATTTCGCTGCCTGGTGCACCTACAAGTACCTGAATGCGGGACCGGGGGCCGTCGCGGGGTGCTTCGTGCACGAGCGTCACGGGGTGGATCGCTCCCTGCCGCGCTTCGGCGGCTGGTGGGGCTACGATCCCCAGACCCGCTTCCAATTGCAGCTGGCTCCCAACTTCGTGCCGGTGGCCGGTGCGGAAGGCTGGCAACTCTCCAATCCACCGATCCTGGCTCTGGCTCCACTGCGGTCGTCCTTGGCCCTGTTCGAGGAAGCCGGCATGCACGCGCTGCGCGCCAAGTCGGAGCTGTTGACCGGATACTTGGAGTCGCTGATCGACGGGATTCCTGGAGACCGGATCCAGGTGCTCACGCCCAGGGAGCCGGAGCGGCGCGGGTGCCAGCTCTCGATTCGGATCGAGGGGACCGACGCAAAAGCCCTGGAGGCGTGGTTGGTGGCGCGGGGCATCGTGTGTGATGCCCGTGAGCCCGATGTGCTGAGGGCGGCCCCCACGCCGCTGTACAACACCTTCCATGATGCCTGGCGCCTGGCCGCGGCCCTGGCAGAGTGGGTGCGGCCATGA
- a CDS encoding amidohydrolase family protein produces MTSPKIDLHTHILPERWPDLSARYGYQGFVRLEHTGPGCACMMIGEHRFREIGHNTWDPAVRLGECDRDGVGVQILSTVPVMFSYWAKPADTLDLSQLLNDHLAGVVADNPRRFAALGTLPMQAPELAVLELERCVRELGFPGVQIGSHVNDWNLDEPALLPFFEAAEELGAAVFVHPWDMLAPDRMRRYWMRWLVGMPTETTIAICSVLFGGLLERFPRLRIGFAHGGGSFPGTVGRIEHGFQVRPDLCATHTQVPPTEWLGRFWVDSLVHDPGQLRLLLELLGRDRIALGSDYPFPLGEHHPGRMIEDMPELDAEVRARLLTHNALEFLGLPLERFSG; encoded by the coding sequence CTGACGTCACCCAAGATCGATCTGCATACGCATATCCTGCCGGAGCGCTGGCCGGATCTGAGCGCGCGCTACGGGTACCAGGGCTTCGTTCGGCTGGAGCACACGGGGCCGGGGTGTGCCTGCATGATGATCGGAGAGCACAGGTTCCGGGAAATCGGTCACAACACCTGGGATCCCGCGGTGCGGCTCGGCGAGTGCGACCGGGACGGCGTCGGCGTGCAGATCCTCTCCACTGTGCCGGTGATGTTCTCCTATTGGGCCAAGCCGGCCGACACGCTGGACCTGTCCCAACTCCTCAATGACCATCTCGCCGGCGTGGTGGCCGACAATCCACGCCGATTCGCGGCGCTGGGGACGCTGCCCATGCAGGCCCCGGAGCTGGCGGTGCTGGAGCTGGAGCGCTGCGTGCGTGAGCTGGGCTTCCCGGGCGTACAGATCGGGAGTCACGTCAACGACTGGAACCTGGACGAACCGGCCCTCCTTCCGTTCTTCGAGGCGGCCGAGGAATTGGGCGCGGCGGTGTTCGTGCATCCGTGGGACATGCTCGCCCCCGATCGCATGCGTCGGTATTGGATGCGCTGGCTGGTGGGGATGCCCACGGAGACCACGATCGCCATCTGTTCCGTGCTGTTCGGGGGACTTCTGGAACGGTTCCCCAGGCTGCGCATCGGCTTCGCACACGGAGGGGGCTCATTCCCCGGCACGGTGGGGCGGATCGAGCACGGTTTCCAGGTCCGACCGGATCTCTGCGCCACCCACACGCAGGTCCCGCCGACCGAGTGGCTCGGGCGATTCTGGGTGGACTCGCTGGTCCACGATCCGGGCCAGCTGCGGCTGTTGCTCGAGCTGCTCGGCCGGGATCGGATCGCGTTGGGCTCGGACTATCCCTTTCCTCTGGGCGAGCATCATCCGGGGCGCATGATCGAAGACATGCCGGAGCTGGATGCGGAGGTGCGCGCGCGCCTGCTGACGCACAACGCGCTCGAGTTCCTCGGGCTGCCTCTGGAGCGCTTCAGCGGATGA
- a CDS encoding 3-hydroxyanthranilate 3,4-dioxygenase, producing MSKLGNAFNLNEWINAHREEMKPPVGNKVIWKDSKMMVMLIAGPNLRNDYHITPSEEFFHQLQGDMLLKLIDPDTKERLDVPLREGDVFMIPPYVPHRPVRKANTVGLVVEYWRPEGVSDHFVWYCDHCGELIYDVEWYLTQLDEEIKPRMEAFYASEELRTCKACGTVKELPTEPVF from the coding sequence ATGTCGAAGCTCGGCAACGCGTTCAACCTGAACGAATGGATCAACGCGCACCGGGAGGAGATGAAACCCCCGGTCGGAAACAAGGTCATCTGGAAGGACTCCAAGATGATGGTCATGCTCATCGCGGGGCCCAACCTCCGCAACGACTACCACATCACGCCCAGCGAGGAGTTCTTTCACCAGCTGCAGGGAGACATGCTCCTGAAGCTGATCGACCCGGACACGAAGGAGCGCCTCGACGTGCCCCTGCGGGAAGGCGACGTGTTCATGATCCCGCCCTACGTGCCGCACCGGCCCGTGCGCAAAGCCAACACCGTCGGGCTGGTCGTCGAGTACTGGCGGCCGGAGGGCGTCAGCGACCACTTCGTCTGGTACTGCGACCACTGCGGGGAGTTGATCTACGATGTGGAGTGGTACCTCACCCAGCTGGATGAGGAGATCAAGCCACGGATGGAGGCCTTCTACGCGTCCGAGGAGCTCCGCACCTGCAAGGCCTGCGGCACCGTCAAGGAGCTACCCACGGAGCCGGTCTTCTGA